The region AGTCTTTTCTACAGCCCTGGAGTCACATTCAGTATGTGACCTCTGGTAATTGGTCACTTCCGAACAACTGGCCACCATCTGAATTGCATTTCTGAAATACCTCTATCCCACAATGCCTCACCTTTTCCAGTCCTGTGGAGTTGTCTTCAATGGCACTGGGCAGCATGATGAGCATGCTTAACTCTTTTCCTAGGTATGGAAGCTCCAGGATCTGACAGCTGACCTCAGGGATGAATGTGAGCCCAAACTTGGCCTTCAGATACATCATCTGCACGGGCTTGGTCTCATTCTGTAAAGGTTCAGAGCAAAAAGAAGCCATTGTTAATCCCTTCTCACATGGTCTGATGGTGGATATGTTTTTACACTATATTTTCAATTcctaattttaaatgtaaaattcttATATTCTTGATTGGATTTGAAAATGTCAAATTGAACAGATTAACAATTTAATTGAATCAAACAAATTAATCTTCAGATTCTTAATTGCTtgtagaaatatactgtaaatccataaaaattacattttataaaaatgtattttataatgtGATTATGCTGATAAATtcaaaaagaacaacaaaaaaatatatttttaactcaATGGCAATTTGTCTGTCCTTTACCTTCTAAGTTGTTAAAACTAAGTTGTTTGTTCAATATCATTTCTAGTGTTGAAGCCTCTGCACTGTCTGCACCTTGAGGGTATTCTGTCCTTCAAACTGAcaattcactgtttttttttaactaaactgaCAACTGTTGAAACAGAACTTCTATGATCCTTGTGCTGACTACATCATATATTTTGGAATGGGTTTTATACAGatttttaatcaaataatttAAACTCAATTTGGAGTAAGAACATGAAGGACCTTGTGTTAAATGAAAATCACATGGCTTTTCCCAAGGAACAATATCAATCAATGTCCAATGAGGTATTAATATGAAATCCGACAGTAAGTTTGACATCTTTCCATTTTGTgttccaatgttttttttttaaaacactgtgaTGTCTCAAGCAATCCAGACAAACCTTAAAACAAGAATCACTGAGGCTGAAAAAGACAGGCTAACTGCTTTATCTCAATCACAAGGTGAAAGCTGTATTGTTTCATCATACAGAACTTTTCAACTAAAGTAATTTCAATaactttgaaaattattttaaagtcaatgaagtaaaaaaactgtataatCCAGTTAGAAtataaaatgaatgcagaacagGTTCTGACTTGTTGTTAAGTCTTTGTGCTAACTGATGTTTGCTTCTTTGGTGATCTGAATGTTTGCATTAGTTTATTGAGCTTGGGCTGAGGTCTTTGACAGCTAGTAGTATGGTCACTATGGGGGTTTGTGTTGTGAtccctgaaatgtttttttttttgctcgctGGATGTGGCACTTTACCACGTTACCTTGTTCAACTTAAATTGTGCTTCTCTTGTTGCAGCCTCATTAAATTTTTTCTCCCAGTTTCCTTTGAAATAGATGGCGTTCACCAACACAAGCCTGGTCATGGTGTCAATAGTTCCCTCAGCCAGCAGGTTCTTGATTTTTTctagagtaaaaaaaatatcaacacAATAAGCAGTAGATAAATACAGTGTTGCTTTAAGACTTCACTTTActggaaaacacaaaaaattaGCATTGACCAAGTGTGGAGGTGAACTGACAGCAAAACACTGGAAGAGTTGCCCGGATAGGGCTGTACATAATCACTGTAGAGCTCCCAGTATGTAACCAGTGCAGACACCAACTTGTGCTGGTCAACAGATAAACTAAAACCAGCAGATGGTGGGGATTAAACCCATACCTACAAAAGAAAAGGACCAAAACCATGAAGCTTTTTTCTGGTTTCCCACAACATTAGTTTAGCATGAATTGCCTGTGCAGTAAAATTGGATGTTCTGGGTAACAGGGTGGATGTTCAtttttggatttcatcttcATCTCAGTCTGATCACCCGCCCAAGCTGCGATGGTGAGAAAGGCAGCTGAAAGAGGGCAAAATGTTCCTGCACACCTGTTCAGCTGGAACAGAATTAGAGCACATAGCTCAAGGCCTGCATAAGAATATAACAGCAGGTTCCACAACCACTATTGTGGATTGAAGCACCAAATGATCAAAGATTCGAGTTTATCAGTACACTGCTGGATCGCCTTTCTTGAACAGGTCCTCTGGTTTCTAAATGTTTTACCTTGAGTCTGCTTCTCCACCCAGGCATTAATGTTCTGTCTGGCTGCCTCTGCTCCAGTAATAAAGTCGACCGACTCCAGCTCAGCATGGTAGTGCTTCCTGGTCTCTGCGATGTATTGCTACATTCACAAAACAAGAGTGAATACTTGAAAATAGATTGCGGACAACTCTTGCCAATATCACATTGGTGAGGTAAACGTTGAAGAAAATGAATACATGCAAAGCTTACCTCCACAAAGTTGAATGATTTCTCCCCATACAGACGGTTGGCCATGCTCAGTTTATATGGGGCTCCTGCTTTGTTGAGTTCAGAGATCAGTTTGCTGAATCCGACATGGAGGTCATCTCCAGCTTTACTGAAATGGGCGGTCtagttaaaagcaaaaaaatagagATGTTATTCTACTCTCAGACCTAGTGTGCAGCACAGACACAGCACAGTCTTGTTCCAGTTCACAATTTAAAACTGAGCAAGAAGGACACTACATCTTATTTTCTTGTTAACACTATTGAAGAGTTATAAGAAaagcaaaatctaaaaaaaatgtacaaaagtcTTTCATTTACCTCAGCTACATAAGCTATGTATTACGGTGCCAATTATTTGCGTCAGGGGGAAACTTTCACCCCATTACCTGCAATTATTTAGATAGCTATAAAAAAATTACACTTTCAATGAGCCAATGGCACAATGTGAACACTGGAACAAAGACTAACAATCTgcccacagttcaaaattaaaagcaaagaaaggaAATCCCAAAACGTTGACACCTGTAATACCGTCTATATTATACTCTCAGACATATGTTCTGGCACCTCATTCAGAAGCAATGTTTTTGATTTATGAAGTATAACTTAAACAACTGCTAAGACACACTGATATGGAAACACCAACTTAAATGTCTAAAACGTCCTGAATGCCCATTAATCTTTCAACTGACAATTAACATTTCACAGTGTACAAAGTACTTGAAAGGGGTGTGAAGAAATTTCCACAACACCATTAATAAATTAGGAAATGAATGAACTCACTACAAATTCTTAGATACTACTTAGAATGATAAGCATCCAAATAACAAGGAGACAAACTTGTCATCCAACACTGTGCAACAAACATTATTAGTTACACTTCATAAACTAATGATAATCAATATTTCAGAGGTGTGCCAAAACGCATGTTTGTGA is a window of Lepisosteus oculatus isolate fLepOcu1 chromosome 6, fLepOcu1.hap2, whole genome shotgun sequence DNA encoding:
- the LOC102689328 gene encoding leukocyte elastase inhibitor-like isoform X2, with the protein product MESVASANTNFSLDLFKKLSADNRTGNVFFSPLSISSALAMVYLGARGNTATEMAQTAHFSKAGDDLHVGFSKLISELNKAGAPYKLSMANRLYGEKSFNFVEQYIAETRKHYHAELESVDFITGAEAARQNINAWVEKQTQEKIKNLLAEGTIDTMTRLVLVNAIYFKGNWEKKFNEAATREAQFKLNKNETKPVQMMYLKAKFGLTFIPEVSCQILELPYLGKELSMLIMLPSAIEDNSTGLEKLERELTYGKLMEWTKPDMMDVEEVEVSLPKFKFEETYDLKEVLKSMGMVDAFDRGRSDFSGMSSGSELFLSKVVHKSFVEVNEEGTEAAAATAAIMMMRCAMISARFTANHPFLFFIRHNKSQNILFYGRFCSP